attgtttgacaTCTAGGTATGACATACATAAACAGAAATAACAAGTGTTTTACCACGAGAGGGCGTTACTATATTCacctagtattataatattttattcgactTCGTTCTAAAAGTATAGATAGTGCTACAATGtttgcattttaaaacataataatatgtatggtataacaaattaacactGAATaaggttaatattaataagttaagtACACACacgttttaatgtaatttgtcAAATGCGCACATCAATGATTGAATAgagaatatcaaataatatgtgcattttatttaattatcgatAGATGCCTACTTATTTGGTAGGTACTAAGcagtttatacaatttaatacaaattcatgaataaataaatatgtttaatataaacaatattaaacatttatgtttttcttaaaataatttactttgaattattaataataactaaaagagATTATTTCTTAAAGCTGTAATAATGCTTCAATATTTATGAAGTTGATAAGTTAATGGTTAGGTAAATCTAACCTGATgacaaatgttttaattacctagttgaattattatgtataattctcaaatattaaaaaaaaaaaaatactttttattagcaatcccataaatatagttattgactgatatattttaatttcctacGGTATACGAATTAAGAGTAActaattttcacttttttttttaaagaatattagaTATAGGATTATCAGTagctcgtatattatattataataaatagagacTTACCaactatcaaattaatttacgaTAGGTACTTATCTGATAGATTATATGCTATGTTATTAACACTTACGAATAGGTAACtacttactaaaaaattaattaatcacatTCAAAATAAGTGACTTAACATTGTTAATGTCATTAAACTATTGTTCAAGGTCTTTCAATTtgttctaattatatttatttacgttacaatcatataaaatactttcacCCGCTTTCGaccttcattttatttatttttacgattcctgtttatgttaatttattggcaaatctaataatatttgtatatcttGTTTTAGGCTACTGCACTGTTGctagtttttatttcactGGTACGTGGTTTCCCGTTAAATGGACAACAACTCGATTCTGCAGTGGAAGGCGTACAGAAATATTTGGAATCATCTGGTTTTCCAAAAATGACTCGTGGTGAagttttggattttttaaacgatttttcaAAGAACTCTCGAGTAAGTCGTTCAGATAATAATGCACTTAATGTGAAGAAAGACATTACGTCGTACGTCACACCACAATCTGATTTCGAGTACTCAACAACACAAATGCcacatatacataatgatGCGACGGAAAATAAAACTCCGGCACCAAAAATCCCTAATGGTGAATCACCACTTAACTATGGATACCCAATGagcataaataaacaaacagaCCAGTCACCGCCATCGTCCACGCCAACTATATTTGTGACAGTGCAAGACGGAAATTTAACAAGTGATAAAAGAACTGAAATTATGTTGCAAGCAATGCAAGAAAGAAatgcacataaaaaaaatatcggcCCTTCTGTtgatttaaatgcatatactAAGTTTAAGAAAATCCCCGAAGCCAGAAATTTGAAAATCGACGATGATATGAAAGATTTTCTCAACAATTTCGGACTATTAGACACTCCGAAATCGGGTAAATCGATTGATTTAAAATCCAACGAACCACTAAGGCGAAATGACGATGCCGCCGTTACAGAAACTGTGGACGAAAAACTATTGAAATCAATTCTGGCCGAAACCGGCAATAGTGGAGTAAACATATCGGAGTTTCAACCGCTGCTCGAAAGTGCATCGACCTCCAGGGACCATGTGTTCAATCCGTCCGACTCCAACGTCAAAACTGTAGATATTAACAGGATAGCGAAAATAGTGGCAAATATACGACTGTTGACCGATGACAACAATACTGTTTCACTGTCACAGGATGCTATTCAAAAGAAATTGGAAAACATAACGGAGGCGATATCTGCTATTGATCAACCTACCGATAACAATAGTGCATTTAACGGGTACGAAGTGTTCTTCGACGATAATTCTAAAGAAATCGATTCTGATCTGCCTGCGTCACAATTTGTCCCGGAGACTCAAACTTTGACTAAATCACAAAATCCACCTGATCCTCTGTCCACCGATGAACTTCAAATGCTGCTGGAAAAGAATAAAAACGACGTGAAACGTCAACAGCCAGCGAACGATACGTCCATAGCGAATACCTCAACCTCTACCGAAGAATCAATACCTGTCGCCACGTCATCAGAAGCTGTTGTAACATCTGTAGTCACTGATTCGTCTTCGGAAGCAACGTCGATAGAAGTAACGTCCGGCGCCAGCGCAGCAAGAGATTCTTCTACAGTAGCTGATACAAACCCAAGTCTATCCCAGTTGGCCGAATCGTTTGGCGGAGGCGAGACCGCCAGTAATCCACCGCCGGCAATCGATGAATTGAATACACCTTCACCCGAACGACCTAAGAACGGTTTGTATTTCTATGTGGACTGGAACTCGTTTTTGACAGTTAACGGAGgtcaaaaaaatcaagttaACTTGAGGTTTGCGCCGAAAGCTGGGAACCCAAATCATTTTATCAAGGTCAACGTACCATAATCAATTCTAGacgctattaaattattaatctaaataatacatattattatgtttggcTCTTTCCGAGATGCCGTTTACTAAATACGCTGTACAGttgtactatttattatataattgtaaatatagttttaaaaataaaaaaaaaaacgtgttttatacctaaatatatttatgtcgtTGAAAAAAACCTACGCCTTTATTATGCtcgtatcatttttttttatacatataataattatttgaatttaaaaaaaaaaaaaagtataagaatatatgtatgtttgaGTGGTGCCCATAAAAATTCCCGGCCCCTAGACACCACTCGAAATTTCCTTTTGAAATTTTACCAGCTACAAACAAATagtgaataaaaataccaCGCAAGTGCCAACAAACGAATGCATTGCCCGTTCGCGTAATAAGTGCTAACCctccattaaaatatttcttcaaTTCGCCCCTAGGTTTAAAGCCCCGCCCATGTTAGTACCGAGTaacgacttttttttttcctattttatATGCCAGAATAATTATCCGCATTAATAATGCCACTAATGAGATCGAGAGGAAGTGCTgcagtacctatacctacgtatatagtctatataggtacctacgacACGTAATATTACGCGCGGTGCAATCACTACAacgcacattattatttaaaagtattatatccGTACCTATACACTATGCGTTAATGTATAtctatcgttataataatataatatatatcactagattataacattatatttatatatacgtataaaataatactattgattatacaccttatagaaaatattttaacacacgAGTACTTGTGCATAATAgttgtgatttataaaaacgtaaaacaTTTGCAGTACTTGATGGATGCATTTATCGTTTATCCTGATACCAGCCAGAGTAGTAttgcaaacattattttgttgacCATAATAACCAACGTGAATCAAATACACAGATTAATAACCacagttgtgaaacaatttcTACTTTTAAGTTAGCCTATATGTAGttagtacttattattataacaatttcaaaacttcattaaaataatttaatatttcttacacttattttatttatataagtggATACCTACATATAGTGTCACTTATTGTCAACATTTCAAATTCAACACTCGACACTACAAAGTACATATACTTACTAAGGATTTAAAGCCAAAAAATAATGGTGCAAGttagtattcaaattttaaatattaataatctagaatttaaaataggaataaaatattttttgatttacagtaatttaaaTCTGTACATTTAGAAGCGAAAACATTTCATAAACAATTTCACAACAGGCTAACTACTCTCACTTTAATCATCTAATCGAAAGTTTCTAGAAAACCCCTCAAGGATGACTTGAGCGAATTGATGACGTGACATGATAAAgtattaaactaaaacattatacaaaaaattaaaaaatcaagttaaatatatacatttataacacatattaaataaaataatttattaaaatcacattTGTGATCAGTGTAATCAGTGGGTGACTTCTTTTTccaaaacaatttatgtttatatttcctTGTTACTATAGTACTTATATGCCTAATAATTGTGTCTTGAGATAGGTACAGTTGTACATTTtactaaactaaaaattaaataattttttttaaatatgatttataatatgtatcattataataatatatacacattataaatattaactatactgtattattaattattatttcatctgATTGGACTctgtataatgaataatgagtaAATCAtgtgtttttttcatataatattaaaaaaaaaaaaattattagaaaaaacttaattccatatataagtgtaatattatcatacaatgtaggttcttattattaataagttaccTATTAATGACAATTtgcaattacataataatattttgtaaattgaaGTTTGAACAAAAAGTCATGCTCTTTTCACaattcagttttaattttctttttttggaagctaccaaaaattatatgtaggtattattttaatggtatcatatttaaaataataattaaatgtttttggaaCAAACTTATTTGTTCaacatatgatttttataaaaatatgtaatgctTCAATATAAGACCAAAAGTATTCTTATTCATTTCAAGGCATAAGACGTCAATGTAAAGTACTTGAAAATCAAAGATTGGTGAACTTGAATTTCTTATTGTAACTACCATATTTTGTAGCGCCGTATTTAAGGCaccaaattttgaaaatgtgctAGTACTTGAGGTTAGTTGTATCAATCTAATACTAATGATAACATAGAATTTTCACAGTACATtgcatttgtaatttattaatttattaatacaatgtttgcgaaaataaaataaaatatgcaaagtgaacgtcaaaattaaaattttggctGCATACTAAATGCGTTTCAAGATaactacgaaaaaaataattatttgaattcgtCTAATTCAAATTACGGCCCTGATTTTTGTTCGTTATATCCTATAGTTGCcgattgagttttttttttgtgttatacCTAAGTTGTGGCTCAGATACATCTTTCGTCATATATACTAGATATGTCCGTAGACAAAAGTGCGGTAGAGCGATAAGTAgttcataaatacatttgttataaacatataaacctattttataagatatgtatggtttattatcataaaatatcgcaatacaataaagtatatatattttccagttttgataaataattattttattttacataaccaatattttatatttgtaaatagtatGTACCCAGAAAACCATGAGTTTGTAGGTACCTGGTATTAACCTTGGccgcaataaataaatatttaccctAAAAATTGCCGTGCCACATTtagtaagaatttttttagtatgaaaGGCAATTTTTATAGCCACTCAAAATGGTCAgtggtttaaaatgtataaataaatttataatttgagacTTCTtagagttaaaaatgtttacgaagTTATTTACGACATTATGGGAAACTACGTAAACTAGcagcttataataattatgcctACGTTGCTGAAATATGTTAGTAGTATGTTAGTATATTAATGTTCTCTATTTTTCTATTCCATTActcgatatttaaatttaaaacactgtaaaaaataaaagaaaggataaatatttgaattttcttgGAGAATTCACCAATAATTTTGCTTTAGGCAGGAATTTCggcctaatttaattttaagactatatattcatatagatGTGCtgacattaattacatttaaatttcaagttaCTCTCTTCAATcgattttaacaaaatgttaatGAATTAGATTTTCTTTAGATTCTTAACACTGATGTAGGATCCTATACCAGGACGCCCGAATCAAAtcgaaatataagtaaaacaatgagtattgaacaattaaaattgttagtataattgtataattatactttaaattgatattgtttgtctatttgtgtataattattatagttaacataAAAGTCTAgcactaaacatttttaatgaattaaatcaaCTTGATACTTATAccgattatagtttatatctatgattttaatgtacacaaaaatcGCTGGTttggtttataaaatttaccatAGCATAGTCAACATTTTTCACTATTAGTTACAAATTGCAATAcatgaaaaaatgtgtatCTTGTCTGTAatcactaaaatgtattaattattagtaaaaattgagtgaaaatatgttagttattgtttattgtgattgaaaaataaa
This sequence is a window from Rhopalosiphum maidis isolate BTI-1 chromosome 1, ASM367621v3, whole genome shotgun sequence. Protein-coding genes within it:
- the LOC113556578 gene encoding uncharacterized protein LOC113556578, translated to MILTRKPSPLHPSRLNTATALLLVFISLVRGFPLNGQQLDSAVEGVQKYLESSGFPKMTRGEVLDFLNDFSKNSRVSRSDNNALNVKKDITSYVTPQSDFEYSTTQMPHIHNDATENKTPAPKIPNGESPLNYGYPMSINKQTDQSPPSSTPTIFVTVQDGNLTSDKRTEIMLQAMQERNAHKKNIGPSVDLNAYTKFKKIPEARNLKIDDDMKDFLNNFGLLDTPKSGKSIDLKSNEPLRRNDDAAVTETVDEKLLKSILAETGNSGVNISEFQPLLESASTSRDHVFNPSDSNVKTVDINRIAKIVANIRLLTDDNNTVSLSQDAIQKKLENITEAISAIDQPTDNNSAFNGYEVFFDDNSKEIDSDLPASQFVPETQTLTKSQNPPDPLSTDELQMLLEKNKNDVKRQQPANDTSIANTSTSTEESIPVATSSEAVVTSVVTDSSSEATSIEVTSGASAARDSSTVADTNPSLSQLAESFGGGETASNPPPAIDELNTPSPERPKNGLYFYVDWNSFLTVNGGQKNQVNLRFAPKAGNPNHFIKVNVP